The following are encoded together in the Pleurocapsa sp. FMAR1 genome:
- a CDS encoding SDR family NAD(P)-dependent oxidoreductase, which translates to MSTALVTGASSGIGESFARELASLNTDLILVARSQDKLEQLAQELSSKYQVKTEVIVKDLTEPAAGQAIFDQVQAQGLTVDLLINNAGFGDYGTFCDRPLSKQLAMIQLNMTVLVELTGLFLPLMQQRGSGGIINISSIAGFQPLPYMSVYAATKAFVLNFSEALWAENKDTGVNILAVCPGPTESGFWQRADFPDNFPGTSSSIMSESETVVKEALKAMKKKESTIVTGGIANQLLVNVPRFVPRDFLVSAVEKQFKK; encoded by the coding sequence ATGAGTACGGCTTTAGTTACTGGAGCATCTTCGGGAATTGGTGAGTCATTTGCCAGGGAATTAGCAAGTTTAAATACAGACTTAATTTTGGTCGCGCGATCGCAAGATAAATTAGAACAGTTAGCTCAAGAATTAAGCAGTAAATATCAGGTAAAAACTGAAGTTATAGTCAAAGATTTGACAGAGCCAGCAGCAGGACAGGCAATATTTGACCAGGTTCAAGCTCAAGGTTTGACGGTCGATCTGTTGATTAACAATGCGGGATTTGGCGATTATGGAACGTTTTGCGATCGCCCTTTAAGCAAACAGTTAGCCATGATTCAACTTAATATGACTGTATTAGTTGAATTAACAGGCTTGTTTTTACCCTTGATGCAGCAGCGTGGTAGTGGGGGAATTATCAATATTTCTTCAATCGCTGGTTTTCAACCGCTGCCCTATATGTCAGTATATGCTGCAACAAAAGCTTTTGTCCTCAACTTTAGCGAAGCACTCTGGGCGGAAAATAAAGACACGGGAGTTAATATTTTGGCGGTATGTCCTGGTCCAACTGAATCAGGATTTTGGCAAAGAGCAGACTTTCCCGATAATTTTCCAGGAACAAGTTCTAGCATCATGAGCGAGAGTGAAACAGTAGTAAAAGAAGCTCTCAAGGCAATGAAGAAAAAAGAATCTACTATTGTTACAGGTGGTATTGCTAATCAGCTTTTAGTTAATGTTCCTCGATTTGTCCCTAGAGACTTTTTAGTTAGTGCTGTAGAAAAACAGTTTAAGAAATAA
- a CDS encoding GNAT family N-acetyltransferase, with protein sequence MVFWKKLFNNPDAVDTSKTTESGEEVLNLGSKDDSQPQIVFSTDRDLDYYELEELCDRVGWARRPLRKVKIAIEHSFLVVSMWEVKGKKRRLIGFSRATSDHAFNATIWDVVVDPKYQGQGLGKALMKYSISQLRSADISNITLFADPQVVKFYQRLGFIVDPEGIKGMFWYPD encoded by the coding sequence ATGGTCTTTTGGAAAAAACTATTTAACAATCCAGATGCAGTAGATACCTCGAAAACTACTGAATCTGGTGAAGAAGTATTAAATTTGGGAAGTAAAGACGATTCTCAGCCCCAAATAGTATTTAGCACCGATCGCGATCTTGATTATTATGAGCTTGAAGAGCTTTGCGATCGCGTTGGCTGGGCGCGTCGTCCCCTACGAAAAGTTAAAATAGCCATAGAGCATAGTTTTTTAGTGGTTTCGATGTGGGAAGTCAAAGGAAAAAAAAGACGTTTAATTGGCTTTTCCCGCGCTACTTCCGATCATGCTTTTAATGCGACTATCTGGGATGTAGTAGTCGATCCTAAATACCAAGGTCAAGGTTTAGGTAAGGCATTGATGAAGTATTCTATCTCTCAGCTACGCAGTGCAGATATAAGCAATATTACTCTGTTTGCCGATCCCCAAGTAGTTAAATTCTATCAAAGACTCGGCTTTATTGTCGATCCTGAAGGAATTAAGGGGATGTTTTGGTATCCAGACTAA
- a CDS encoding HAS-barrel domain-containing protein, with protein MRLPLPQFTVDDRNPKHIGEVIETSTTGYLAQCLEPEDLKFPVMPPFGSWIKSFDEESGNKILSVVTYVTTSPIDSVHRARALGLSLEELREQQPQIFAMLKTEFKAAIVGFETPANVNGNKAKLGQVYQYLPPRPPQIHQSVYHCDAEEIIHFTEKLDFLRTLLQAKDIPVESLVAASVRDIYRQRKANRDWLVNVGRTLSTLLKDDYDRLRYILSQIHW; from the coding sequence ATGCGTCTTCCCCTACCTCAATTTACGGTTGACGATCGCAACCCCAAACATATTGGGGAGGTGATTGAAACCTCTACAACTGGATATTTAGCTCAGTGTCTTGAACCTGAAGACTTAAAATTTCCTGTAATGCCTCCTTTTGGTAGCTGGATTAAATCTTTTGATGAAGAATCTGGTAACAAAATTTTGTCCGTGGTTACTTATGTCACCACTAGTCCCATTGATTCTGTTCATCGCGCTAGAGCATTGGGCTTATCTTTAGAAGAGTTGCGAGAACAGCAGCCACAAATATTCGCCATGCTCAAAACCGAGTTTAAAGCAGCAATTGTCGGTTTTGAAACACCCGCGAACGTTAATGGTAATAAAGCGAAATTAGGTCAAGTATATCAATATTTACCTCCTCGTCCACCTCAAATTCATCAATCTGTTTATCACTGTGATGCAGAAGAAATAATTCACTTCACCGAAAAACTAGACTTCCTCAGAACCCTTTTACAGGCTAAGGATATACCCGTAGAATCTTTAGTTGCAGCATCTGTACGAGATATTTATCGTCAGCGAAAAGCAAATCGCGATTGGTTAGTTAATGTCGGTCGTACTCTCAGCACACTTTTAAAAGATGATTATGATCGTCTACGCTATATTTTGAGTCAGATTCATTGGTAA
- a CDS encoding alpha/beta fold hydrolase gives MPSINILETPHVYELTAPVDNLKQPILVFVHGWLLSRHYWQPIVELLKSEYQCLIYDARGFGESIATKAPTSSNTLDNHYSLSAYAQDLKYLLENLEIKQAWVIGHSLGGSVALWSADMYPQVIKGVICLNSGGGIYLKEEFERFRNAGQQLVKFRPGWLRNVPLLDVLFSRMMVARPLKLKWGRQRIIDFIQADEKAALGALLESTTETEVHLLPQLVSRLKQPVYFIAGEKDRVMEIKYVNHLASFHQLFTSEDSNVFEIPNCGHLAMIEASEEVFAIITKVLNKYRV, from the coding sequence ATGCCATCCATAAATATATTAGAAACACCTCATGTCTATGAGTTAACTGCTCCTGTTGACAATCTCAAACAACCTATTTTAGTTTTCGTTCATGGCTGGCTTTTAAGCCGTCACTACTGGCAACCCATAGTAGAACTATTAAAATCTGAGTATCAGTGTTTGATCTATGATGCCAGAGGTTTTGGTGAATCTATCGCTACCAAAGCACCAACAAGTTCAAACACTCTCGATAATCACTACAGTCTTAGTGCTTATGCCCAAGATTTAAAATATTTGCTGGAAAATCTGGAAATTAAACAAGCATGGGTCATTGGTCACTCTTTAGGGGGAAGCGTTGCTCTTTGGTCTGCGGATATGTATCCCCAAGTGATTAAGGGTGTTATTTGTCTTAATTCGGGAGGAGGAATTTATCTTAAAGAAGAATTTGAACGTTTTCGTAATGCGGGTCAGCAACTGGTTAAGTTTCGTCCTGGTTGGTTACGTAATGTTCCTTTATTAGATGTTTTGTTCTCTAGAATGATGGTGGCTCGTCCTCTAAAATTGAAGTGGGGTCGGCAAAGAATTATTGATTTTATTCAAGCCGACGAAAAAGCAGCTTTGGGTGCGCTTTTAGAATCCACTACCGAAACGGAGGTTCATTTACTGCCTCAATTAGTTTCTCGTTTAAAACAGCCTGTATATTTTATTGCAGGAGAAAAAGATCGGGTGATGGAAATCAAGTATGTCAATCACCTAGCTAGCTTTCATCAATTATTTACCTCAGAAGATAGCAACGTATTTGAAATTCCTAACTGTGGACACTTAGCCATGATCGAAGCCTCTGAAGAAGTATTTGCAATCATTACCAAAGTTTTGAACAAATATAGAGTATAG
- a CDS encoding MlaD family protein has protein sequence MLRSRTVREGSVGLLIIFSILVFGGIVLWIRGVTLGNKSYKITADFPDVNGIQLGDGVRYRGLKVGRIDEIKPSTNGVDVVIEIDSTDLLIPKNSTIKARSSGLIGDTFVDIVPESDLPKESADLSPVSSNCDSSQIICNNARLQGEKGITLDDLLPYTYRFSKAYGQPEFVAKVDSAVENAGIAAAEIGKLTKEASVLVNDLKQEVASVSDATKTITDVANNTSNELVSTAKTYQQTGEQISRLTNNVDELITQNKTNLTTTLTSVETTSDRLQGLVTKLDKTVDTADTKKLAANLSELTANAAVASKNLKNISTTFGNDESLVSLQQTLDSARVTFDNAQKITADLESFTGDPAFLKNVRDLVNGLSNLVSTTDQLDQQVQTSNAIKPMSEALFVSPKTAKTEKNSKLPNIGNQQSP, from the coding sequence ATGCTGCGATCGCGCACTGTCAGAGAAGGTTCGGTGGGATTACTAATTATATTTAGTATTTTGGTGTTTGGAGGTATAGTCTTGTGGATTCGAGGTGTTACCTTGGGGAATAAAAGCTACAAGATTACTGCTGATTTTCCTGATGTTAATGGCATTCAATTAGGAGACGGGGTCCGTTATCGAGGTTTAAAAGTTGGCAGAATTGACGAGATTAAGCCTAGTACCAATGGAGTTGATGTGGTAATTGAAATTGACTCCACGGATCTTTTAATTCCCAAAAATTCCACAATTAAAGCCAGAAGTTCGGGTTTAATTGGAGATACCTTTGTTGATATTGTGCCTGAGTCTGACTTACCCAAAGAATCGGCTGATTTGAGTCCCGTTAGTTCTAACTGCGATTCATCTCAAATTATTTGTAATAATGCTCGTCTTCAAGGAGAAAAAGGCATTACCCTAGATGATTTATTGCCTTATACTTATCGCTTTAGCAAAGCTTATGGTCAACCAGAGTTTGTTGCCAAAGTGGACTCGGCGGTGGAAAACGCTGGCATAGCAGCAGCAGAAATTGGCAAGCTTACCAAAGAAGCTTCGGTTTTAGTTAATGATCTAAAGCAAGAAGTGGCTTCTGTGTCTGATGCCACTAAAACGATAACTGACGTGGCAAATAACACTTCTAATGAACTGGTGTCTACAGCCAAAACCTATCAGCAAACTGGTGAACAAATAAGCAGGTTAACCAACAATGTCGATGAGTTGATTACTCAAAACAAAACCAACCTGACCACTACTCTAACTAGTGTTGAAACTACTAGCGATCGCCTGCAAGGTTTAGTTACCAAACTAGATAAAACCGTTGATACCGCCGATACAAAAAAATTAGCAGCTAATTTATCAGAATTAACCGCAAATGCAGCGGTAGCTTCTAAGAACTTAAAAAACATCTCGACAACCTTTGGCAATGACGAAAGTTTAGTCAGCCTTCAACAAACCCTAGACTCGGCTAGAGTTACCTTTGACAATGCCCAGAAAATTACCGCAGATCTCGAATCATTTACTGGAGATCCTGCCTTTTTAAAAAATGTTCGCGATTTGGTTAATGGTTTAAGTAATTTGGTTTCTACTACCGACCAACTAGACCAACAGGTTCAAACTAGTAATGCAATTAAACCAATGTCTGAAGCATTATTTGTTTCTCCTAAGACGGCGAAAACAGAAAAAAACAGCAAATTGCCAAACATAGGCAATCAGCAATCTCCCTAG
- a CDS encoding bicarbonate transporter BicA, which produces MPITNTIDLKNVKGDIFGGVTAAVIALPMALTFGVASGAGASAGLWGAILIGFFAALFGGTPSLISEPTGPMTVVMTAVIATLTAADPENGLAMAFTVVMLAGIFQIIFGFFKLGRYITLMPYTVISGFMSGIGVILIILQTAPFLGQASPKGGALGTVQNLPTLFANINPLETLLAALTLGILFFYPSKLKKFMPPQLLALILGSIIAILFFGNADIHTIGKISVGLPKLQIPTFETAQLQTILVNSLVLGMLGCIDALLTSLVADSLTRTEHNSNKELIGQGIGNLVSGLFGGIAGAGATMGTVVNIQAGGRTALSGITRALILLVVVLGLSQYLTGIPNAVLAGIAFKVGFDIVDWGFLKRAHKISPKAALIMYGVIILTVFVDLMVAVGVGVFVANILTIERLSNLRAEKVKAITYDDEEIVLNDEEKQLLERANGRVLLFYLSGPMIFGVAKAISRQHNLIDDYQALVLDMSEVPFLGVTSALALENAITEALEKDCQVFLVGLQNQAEERLRKLGVIVKIPSKNFIGDRTIALKQAVDYVDEHIADFENYPVSSQAIG; this is translated from the coding sequence ATGCCAATTACCAACACAATTGACTTGAAAAACGTCAAGGGCGATATTTTCGGTGGTGTTACCGCTGCGGTAATTGCCTTACCAATGGCTCTGACCTTTGGTGTTGCTTCTGGTGCGGGAGCTTCTGCTGGGCTTTGGGGCGCAATTTTAATTGGCTTCTTTGCAGCTTTGTTTGGTGGAACTCCCAGCCTTATCTCTGAGCCAACTGGTCCGATGACAGTGGTGATGACTGCCGTAATTGCCACTCTAACGGCTGCCGATCCCGAAAACGGTTTGGCAATGGCATTTACAGTCGTCATGTTGGCTGGCATTTTTCAAATTATCTTTGGATTTTTTAAATTAGGCAGATACATTACCCTGATGCCCTACACGGTGATATCTGGCTTTATGTCGGGTATTGGGGTAATTCTGATTATTTTGCAGACTGCGCCATTTTTGGGGCAAGCTAGTCCTAAGGGCGGTGCTTTAGGGACAGTGCAAAATTTACCGACCCTGTTTGCAAATATCAATCCTTTAGAAACTTTGCTGGCTGCCTTAACTCTAGGGATTTTATTCTTTTATCCGTCCAAGCTCAAGAAATTTATGCCTCCTCAGTTACTGGCATTAATTTTGGGCAGTATAATCGCCATTCTTTTCTTTGGTAACGCTGATATTCACACTATTGGTAAAATTTCAGTTGGCTTACCTAAGTTACAGATTCCTACCTTTGAGACAGCTCAACTGCAAACAATTTTGGTTAACAGTTTAGTTTTGGGAATGTTGGGCTGTATTGATGCTTTGCTAACTTCTTTGGTGGCTGACAGTCTAACTCGTACCGAACACAACTCTAACAAAGAATTAATTGGTCAAGGTATTGGTAACTTGGTTTCTGGTTTATTCGGTGGTATTGCTGGTGCTGGGGCAACCATGGGGACAGTAGTTAATATCCAAGCTGGTGGTCGGACTGCCTTATCTGGCATAACTCGTGCCTTGATTTTACTCGTAGTTGTTTTAGGTTTAAGTCAATATTTAACAGGTATTCCTAATGCAGTTTTAGCAGGAATAGCTTTTAAAGTAGGTTTTGATATTGTGGATTGGGGTTTCCTCAAGCGCGCTCACAAAATTTCTCCCAAGGCAGCCTTAATCATGTATGGGGTAATTATTCTCACTGTTTTTGTAGACTTGATGGTGGCTGTTGGTGTGGGTGTATTTGTAGCTAATATTCTGACTATCGAACGTCTGTCTAATTTGCGAGCCGAAAAAGTCAAAGCTATTACTTATGACGATGAAGAAATTGTACTCAACGATGAAGAAAAACAGTTATTAGAAAGAGCCAATGGTCGCGTACTCTTATTTTATCTAAGTGGTCCGATGATTTTTGGGGTAGCCAAAGCCATCTCTCGCCAACATAATTTGATTGATGACTATCAGGCATTGGTTTTAGATATGTCGGAAGTACCATTTTTGGGTGTGACTTCTGCCTTAGCTTTGGAAAATGCCATAACCGAAGCATTAGAAAAAGATTGTCAGGTATTCTTAGTTGGTTTGCAAAATCAAGCCGAAGAACGCTTAAGAAAGTTGGGTGTAATTGTAAAAATACCCAGTAAAAATTTTATAGGCGATCGCACTATTGCCTTAAAACAAGCGGTTGATTATGTCGATGAACATATTGCCGACTTTGAAAATTACCCTGTTAGTTCTCAGGCAATTGGATAG
- the bchI gene encoding magnesium chelatase ATPase subunit I has product MTATLQVPAKTRRQVFPFTAIVGQEEMKLALLLNVIDPKIGGVMIMGDRGTGKSTTIRALADLLPEIEVVEGDPFNSDPHDADLMSDEVKQKIDQQIPINTVKKKVQMVDLPLGATEDRVCGTIDIEKALSDGVKAFEPGLLAKANRGILYVDEVNLLDDHLVDVLLDSAAGGWNTVEREGISIRHPAQFVMVGSGNPEEGELRPQLLDRFGMHAEIRTVKEPNLRVQIVEQRAEFDGNPSSFGEKYAEEQIALQNKIVKAQELLPSVTIDYDLRVKISEICSELDVDGLRGDIVTNRAAKAIAALEERTEVTVDDIRRVIVLCLRHRLRKDPLESIDSGYKVRKSVARIFGLELEE; this is encoded by the coding sequence ATGACTGCAACACTACAAGTACCTGCTAAGACCCGTCGTCAGGTATTTCCCTTCACGGCTATTGTGGGACAAGAAGAGATGAAGTTAGCTCTTCTGCTCAACGTTATCGATCCTAAGATTGGGGGGGTTATGATTATGGGCGATCGCGGTACAGGCAAATCTACCACTATTCGCGCTTTGGCTGACCTGTTACCCGAAATTGAAGTAGTAGAAGGAGATCCTTTTAATAGCGATCCTCATGATGCAGACTTGATGAGCGATGAAGTTAAACAAAAAATAGACCAGCAAATACCAATTAATACCGTTAAGAAAAAGGTGCAGATGGTCGATCTTCCCCTTGGTGCAACCGAAGACCGAGTTTGTGGAACTATCGATATTGAAAAAGCTTTGTCTGACGGGGTAAAGGCTTTTGAACCAGGATTGCTAGCTAAAGCTAATCGGGGCATTCTGTATGTAGATGAGGTGAACTTACTTGACGATCATCTTGTAGACGTGCTGCTTGATTCGGCTGCTGGTGGTTGGAACACTGTAGAAAGGGAAGGCATTTCGATTCGCCACCCTGCCCAGTTTGTGATGGTGGGTTCGGGCAACCCCGAAGAAGGAGAACTTCGCCCTCAATTATTAGATCGCTTTGGGATGCACGCGGAGATTCGCACTGTAAAAGAGCCAAATCTACGGGTGCAGATTGTCGAACAAAGAGCCGAATTTGATGGTAATCCCAGTTCTTTTGGCGAGAAGTATGCTGAAGAACAAATTGCTTTGCAAAACAAGATTGTCAAGGCACAAGAGTTACTGCCTTCTGTAACAATTGATTACGATCTACGGGTGAAAATCTCCGAAATCTGTTCAGAGTTAGACGTAGATGGTTTGCGGGGAGATATAGTTACCAACCGTGCTGCTAAAGCGATCGCCGCTTTGGAAGAACGTACAGAAGTAACGGTTGATGATATTCGCCGCGTAATTGTTCTTTGTTTACGCCATCGTCTACGCAAAGACCCACTAGAATCTATTGATTCGGGTTATAAAGTCCGAAAATCAGTGGCGCGTATTTTTGGGCTAGAACTAGAAGAATAA
- a CDS encoding site-2 protease family protein has translation MLNGSESIATFIPIAAVLAILIWGYNKSKAYGRLGMLAWLQSIVLVGPWLLFFGLFSVGIYLNLVGILFLLVTSIAVYIWLGKQLRAEGQEALLQQKAAERIKREAQILEKTTQSSDLKKFEQNTEPEISPIPDQDLAELKGIFGIDTFFATETIPYQDGAIFKGNLRGEADTAYSRMNQKLEQSFNDKYRLFLVESPEERPIVVILPKINDPQTTTLAQKNIALILFIGTILTSLEAASLLQGFDLFSDFGRYGEAIPLSLGLWTILIAHEIGHRVIANRYNVRLSIPFFLPSWQIGSFGAITRFESLLPNRTALFDISFAGPATAGIISLLLLVCGLIFSHDGSMFQLPTEFLRASILVGTLAKVILGSALESAVVDINPLVVIGWLGLVITALNLLPAGKLDGGRIVHAIYGRKTARRTTVATLIILGIVALFNPVNPIPLYWAVLILFLQRNLERPVQNELTEPDDSRAAWALLSLFLMLTTLIPLSASLAGRIGLG, from the coding sequence ATGTTAAACGGATCAGAATCTATTGCCACTTTTATACCTATTGCAGCAGTCCTTGCCATACTTATTTGGGGGTACAATAAATCCAAAGCCTATGGTAGATTAGGAATGCTAGCGTGGCTACAGTCAATCGTTTTAGTAGGACCGTGGCTATTATTTTTTGGTCTGTTTTCTGTCGGCATATACCTTAACTTAGTTGGCATTCTATTTTTGCTGGTTACTTCAATTGCTGTTTATATCTGGTTAGGAAAGCAATTAAGAGCAGAAGGACAAGAAGCTTTGCTACAGCAAAAGGCAGCCGAGAGAATTAAACGAGAAGCACAAATCTTAGAAAAAACAACTCAATCTTCTGACCTTAAAAAATTTGAGCAAAACACAGAGCCAGAAATATCGCCTATCCCCGATCAAGATTTGGCAGAATTAAAAGGGATTTTTGGCATCGACACTTTTTTTGCTACAGAAACAATACCTTATCAAGATGGAGCAATTTTCAAAGGAAATCTGCGTGGGGAAGCAGATACCGCATACTCCAGAATGAATCAAAAGCTAGAGCAATCTTTTAATGATAAGTATCGTTTATTTTTGGTTGAAAGTCCTGAAGAAAGACCTATAGTAGTCATCTTACCCAAGATAAACGATCCTCAGACTACCACCCTGGCTCAAAAAAACATAGCTCTAATTTTATTTATCGGCACAATTTTGACCAGCCTAGAAGCCGCTAGTTTATTACAGGGATTTGATTTATTTAGTGACTTTGGACGTTATGGTGAAGCTATTCCCCTAAGTTTGGGATTATGGACTATTTTAATAGCTCACGAAATTGGTCATAGAGTGATTGCCAACCGCTACAATGTTCGTTTAAGTATTCCTTTCTTTCTACCTAGTTGGCAAATTGGTTCGTTTGGAGCAATCACGCGCTTTGAGTCATTGCTGCCCAACCGCACTGCATTGTTCGATATTTCTTTTGCCGGTCCAGCTACAGCAGGCATCATTTCTTTATTATTATTGGTTTGCGGTTTAATTTTTTCTCATGATGGCAGTATGTTTCAGCTACCAACGGAGTTTTTGCGAGCATCTATTTTGGTGGGAACTTTGGCAAAAGTGATTTTGGGTTCAGCTTTAGAGTCAGCAGTAGTTGATATTAACCCTTTGGTTGTCATTGGTTGGCTAGGTTTGGTAATTACTGCCTTAAATCTTTTACCCGCAGGTAAATTAGATGGAGGCAGAATCGTTCATGCAATTTATGGGCGCAAGACTGCTCGCAGAACCACTGTGGCAACTTTAATTATCCTGGGAATTGTGGCTTTGTTTAACCCTGTAAATCCCATTCCTCTCTATTGGGCAGTGTTGATTTTATTCTTGCAACGAAATTTAGAGCGTCCTGTTCAAAATGAGTTAACAGAACCTGATGATAGCAGAGCAGCTTGGGCTTTATTGTCCTTGTTTTTAATGTTGACGACTTTGATTCCTCTAAGTGCTAGTCTAGCTGGTCGTATTGGCTTGGGCTAG
- a CDS encoding ABC transporter ATP-binding protein, which translates to MTLTTDNQTTAQQNPQVPLIELRGVSKSFGNKAILDRVNLKIDRAEALVIIGPSGTGKSTILRMIAGLMPIDKGSIYMSGQKQTGLIEDQENSLGISMVFQQDALFDSLTVEENVGFSLYQHSNLSRRKIKDLVDAKLEMVGLGGTNKSFPAELSGGMRKRVSFARAIIFNPENPQSRPEIILYDEPTAGLDPIASTVIEDLVRDLQCTERGCGTYIMVSHQHSTIRRTADRIIFLYGGKIQWTGTVEEIDTTDNPLVKQFFSGSVEGPIRVVD; encoded by the coding sequence GTGACACTAACTACCGACAACCAAACAACAGCGCAACAAAATCCTCAAGTCCCTTTAATTGAACTGCGAGGAGTCAGTAAATCCTTTGGTAACAAAGCAATTTTAGATCGGGTAAACCTGAAGATAGATCGAGCTGAAGCACTGGTGATTATTGGTCCTTCAGGAACAGGAAAATCTACTATCTTGAGGATGATCGCTGGATTAATGCCCATCGACAAAGGGTCAATCTATATGAGTGGGCAAAAGCAAACAGGCTTAATAGAAGACCAAGAAAATTCCCTCGGCATAAGTATGGTGTTTCAACAGGATGCCCTATTTGACTCTTTAACCGTAGAAGAAAATGTCGGCTTTTCTCTTTATCAACATTCCAACCTCAGTCGGCGCAAGATTAAAGATTTAGTTGATGCAAAGCTAGAAATGGTTGGTTTGGGAGGAACGAATAAGAGTTTTCCGGCGGAGTTGTCTGGAGGGATGCGTAAGCGAGTTAGCTTTGCTCGGGCAATTATATTCAATCCAGAAAATCCTCAAAGCAGACCAGAAATAATTTTATATGATGAACCAACCGCAGGTTTAGATCCAATTGCTTCTACCGTGATTGAAGATTTAGTGCGTGATTTACAGTGTACCGAAAGGGGTTGTGGTACATACATTATGGTTAGCCATCAACACAGTACCATTCGCCGTACTGCTGACCGGATTATCTTTTTATATGGAGGCAAAATTCAATGGACTGGAACGGTTGAAGAAATTGATACTACTGATAACCCTTTAGTAAAGCAGTTTTTCAGTGGTAGCGTTGAAGGTCCAATTCGTGTGGTTGATTAA
- a CDS encoding NAD(P)H dehydrogenase subunit NdhS, with the protein MILPGATVTITNSDDTYYKFQGLVQRIDDGRVAVLFEGGNWDKLVTFNLSELEAVDLTKKKK; encoded by the coding sequence ATGATATTACCTGGGGCAACTGTAACAATTACTAATTCTGATGACACCTACTATAAATTTCAAGGCTTAGTACAGCGTATAGACGATGGTAGAGTTGCGGTATTGTTTGAAGGAGGCAACTGGGATAAGCTAGTAACCTTTAATCTATCTGAGCTTGAAGCCGTAGATTTAACCAAGAAGAAGAAATAA